In Strix uralensis isolate ZFMK-TIS-50842 chromosome 18, bStrUra1, whole genome shotgun sequence, one DNA window encodes the following:
- the SALL4 gene encoding sal-like protein 4: MSRRKQAKPQHINSEEQPPDAASGSPQDVPGDRDGEMSSKRCRTEETKICEKCCAEFFDLSEFLEHKKNCTKNPPVLIMSDSEGTVPPESFSESSLGSFASDRMDSRTRKDIQAKGCTGSAEKREGKMDAEAVGGMYLKIEPPVTPAASGLSYLPKSKVPNTNVTLQTIRGTKVAVNQRTSDAISSSAASFNAIPMILEQLVCLQQQQLQQIQLTEQIRIQIAMMAPHALHPSIAAATDPLKALGAHMSQQLSAAVALIGQKAGSQSLSLESLKQGKLPHSNTGIAAATSLAAGLSSSFPLKPEASRSLPGSMSRFPNPLLPQSSNSVIFQNPLSAVSSVIDSSKKGKGKPPNISVSESKPNAEEPIFKHKCKFCGKVFGNDSALQIHLRSHTGERPYKCNICGNRFTTKGNLKVHFQRHKDKYPHIKMNPYPVPEHLDNVPTSTGIPYGMSVPLDESNLIVDSKPLLTTLPTSAATSAPQTTSSLAGIKESLPGTFSSDLQSRPSPESEGGSSSSGAVGHESGTEQSLSSPQATCSVSIFHVSGSNEQGSETSKLQQLVENIDKSTADPNECLICHRVLSCQSSLKMHYRTHTGERPFKCKICGRAFSTKGNLKTHYGVHRANTPLKMQHSCPICQKKFTNAVVLQQHIRMHMGGQIPNTPMPENTCDNTDVDPTVAEKNGDVSRPDETVESIEMEEDLDSQDGPRSSSKPPTPYDAQSELPATAATFSGVAALENQMKIVNSALNLQRQSSLKSSDNGSAESDGMTNDSSSVAGDPDYQNGRSPAASESASLQALSPANSQAESVRSKSPSFNNQEDTGTGNKLEGPENASAEMEGVVGALDLTYGNIGRKVIKEEPGLHFANGEYGRSSIPAAFVRAPPALIKMEVPSERPISTSHFIGPPALSPGVAPLLVPRPKFCRPAKQHICTTCGKNFSSASALQIHERTHTGEKPFACTICGRAFTTKGNLKVHVGTHMWNNSARRGRRLSIDNPMALLGNDPKKVSEMFPKDIMPPSVSIDPTVWNQYAAVLSNGIAMKTNEISVIQSGGLPTLPVTIGGGSAINTATVSKIDGTQSGTGSDTEKASGAAADNVPKHQFPHFMEENKIAVS; this comes from the exons ggAGTCCACAAGACGTCCCAGGTGACAGAGATGGTGAAATGAGTTCCAAAAGGTGCCGCACGGAGGAAACTAAAATCTGTGAGAAATGCTGTGCAGAGTTCTTTGATCTCTCTGAATTCCTTGAGCATAAGAAAAATTGCACTAAAAATCCACCTGTTCTAATCATGAGTGACAGTGAGGGAACAGTACCCCCTGAAAGCTTCTCTGAATCTTCTCTAGGGAGCTTTGCAAGTGATCGAATGGATAGCAGAACACGCAAGGACATTCAGGCAAAGGGCTGCACTGgttctgcagaaaagagagaaggaaaaatggatGCTGAGGCGGTAGGAGGAATGTACCTTAAAATAGAACCCCCTGTCACACCTGCGGCTTCTGGGCTAAGCTATCTACCAAAATCCAAAGTACCAAACACTAATGTGACTTTGCAGACGATACGTGGCACTAAAGTGGCTGTGAACCAGCGGACCTCCGATGCCATCTCTTCTTCAGCAGCCAGTTTTAATGCTATCCCCATGATCCTGGAGCAACTCGTctgtttgcagcagcagcaactccaGCAAATTCAGTTGACGGAGCAAATTCGCATTCAGATTGCCATGATGGCTCCCCATGCCCTGCATCCTTCTATAGCAGCTGCTACTGATCCACTAAAAGCTCTGGGCGCTCACATGTCTCAGCAGCTGTCGGCTGCTGTTGCTTTAATCGGACAAAAAGCTGGAAGCCAGAGCCTATCACTGGAATCCTTGAAGCAAGGAAAACTACCTCATTCTAACACTGGCATTGCGGCCGCCACCTCGCTGGCTGCTGGGCTTTCCTCCTCATTCCCCTTGAAGCCAGAGGCAAGCAGAAGCCTCCCCGGCTCCATGTCTCGGTTCCCGAATCCTTTGCTACCTCAGTCCTCCAACTCCGTCATTTTCCAAAATCCgctttcagctgtttcttctgtAATAGATTCCTcaaagaaggggaaaggaaaaccTCCCAACATTAGCGTGTCTGAAAGCAAACCGAATGCAGAAGAGCCAATCTTCAAACACAAGTGTAAATTCTGCGGCAAGGTCTTCGGCAACGACAGTGCTCTGCAGATCCACCTCCGTTCCCACACCGGTGAAAGACCCTACAAGTGTAACATTTGTGGTAACCGCTTTACAACCAAAGGAAACCTTAAAGTGCATTTTCAGCGTCACAAAGACAAATATCCCCACATAAAGATGAATCCTTACCCGGTTCCTGAGCACCTGGACAATGTTCCCACTAGCACTGGAATCCCGTATGGGATGTCTGTGCCACTGGATGAGTCTAACCTAATTGTGGATAGCAAACCTCTCCTAACAACTCTGCCTACCTCTGCGGCCACCAGTGCACCTCAGACCACCTCCAGCTTAGCAGGCATTAAGGAGTCTCTGCCCGGTACATTCTCAAGTGACCTGCAGTCAAGACCTTCTCCAGAAAGTGAGGGTGgctcttcctcctcaggggcgGTCGGTCATGAATCGGGAACAGAGCAGAGCTTGAGTTCACCACAAGCTACCTGCAGTGTGAGCATCTTCCATGTAAGTGGGTCAAACGAGCAAGGCTCAGAAACATCAAAGCTTCAGCAACTGGTTGAAAATATCGACAAATCCACTGCTGACCCAAATGAGTGCCTGATCTGTCACAGAGTGCTGAGTTGCCAGAGTTCACTCAAAATGCATTATCGTACTCACACTGGAGAGAGGCCATTCAAGTGTAAAATCTGTGGCCGTGCCTTCTCCACTAAAGGGAACCTTAAAACTCATTATGGTGTCCACCGGGCCAATACTCCTTTAAAGATGCAACATTCGTGTCCTATTTGCCAGAAGAAGTTTACAAATGCAGTTGTGTTGCAGCAGCATATCCGCATGCATATGGGGGGACAAATACCCAACACACCAATGCCAGAAAACACCTGCGACAATACTGATGTGGATCCTACTGTGGCTGAGAAGAACGGAGATGTCAGTCGCCCAGATGAGACCGTGGAAAGCATAGAGATGGAAGAGGACCTGGACTCTCAGGATGGCCCTAGGAGTTCTTCAAAACCTCCTACTCCGTACGATGCACAGTCAGAATTGCCAGCCACAGCAGCCACCTTCTCTGGTGTTGCAGCACTGGAGAATCAAATGAAGATCGTCAACTCTGCTTTGAACTTGCAGCGGCAAAGCAGCTTGAAGTCTAGTGACAATGGCTCAGCAGAAAGCGATGGCATGACAAATGATTCGTCTTCTGTGGCAGGAGATCCAGATTATCAGAACGGCAGGAGTCCTGCTGCCTCTGAGTCTGCGTCACTCCAGGCTCTGTCCCCAGCCAACAGCCAAGCTGAGAGCGTAAGGTCAAAGTCACCTAGCTTCAATAATCAAGAAGATACAGGCACAGGAAATAAATTGGAGGGTCCTGAGAACGCTTCTGCAGAAATGGAAGGGGTCGTTGGTGCTTTGGATTTAACTTACGGCAATATTGGTCGAAAGGTCATTAAAGAAGAACCTGGGTTACACTTCGCAAATGGAGAATATG GTCGAAGTAGTATTCCAGCTGCTTTTGTTAGAGCCCCACCAGCCCTCATAAAAATGGAGGTGCCCAGTGAGCGTCCCATTAGCACTAGCCATTTCATTGGCCCACCAGCTCTCTCCCCTGGTGTTGCCCCTCTTCTCGTGCCACGACCGAAATTCTGCCGTCCTGCCAAACAGCACATCTGCACTACGTGTGGGAAGAACTTCTCCTCTGCCAGCGCCCTTCAGATTCATGAGCGGACCCATACCGGTGAAAAGCCGTTTGCCTGTACCATCTGTGGGAGAGCCTTTACAACAAAAGGAAACCTGAAG GTCCATGTAGGAACTCACATGTGGAATAACTCTGCCAGGCGGGGAAGAAGGCTTTCGATTGATAACCCCATGGCTCTGCTGGGGAATGATCCCAAGAAGGTATCTGAAATGTTTCCAAAGGATATAATGCCTCCTTCAGTGAGCATTGACCCCACAGTATGGAATCAGTATGCAGCGGTACTCAGCAATGGCATAGCAATGAAGACTAACGAGATCTCGGTGATCCAGAGCGGTGGCTTACCTACCCTTCCAGTCACCATTGGGGGTGGTTCGGCAATAAATACTGCTACGGTCTCCAAAATAGATGGGACCCAGTCTGGGACTGGTTCTGATACGGAGAAGGCCAGTGGTGCTGCTGCAGACAATGTGCCAAAACACCAGTTCCCTCACTTCATGGAGGAGAACAAAATTGCTGTTAGTTAA